TGAAAGCCGCGAACAGAAATGGGCAAATCCCGAAACCGGTTGTTCTCCTAATTTCTGGAGCCGCAGTATCGGATGGTATGGAGCAGCCTTGGTAGACGTACTGGATTATCTCCCTCAGGAAACGACCGGACGAGACAGCGTAATGCAGATTCTTCAGGGATTGGCAAAAACTTTAATGAAATATCAGGACCCTCAGTCCGGCACCTGGTATCAGGTAACAGATCAGGGAGCGCGTGAAGGAAATTACCTGGAATCTTCGGCAACCGCCTTATTTATCTATACACTTGCCAAAGCTGTCAATAAGGGATATATCAGCAAGGATTACATCGAACCTACCCGCAAAGCTTTTGATGGAATGGTCAAGACATTTACCCGTCTTGAAGAAGACGGTAGCTATACCATTACGAATTGTTGTGCGGTAGCCGGACTGGGCGGAGACTCCAAAAGATACCGTGACGGTTCATTCGAATATTATATCAGCGAACCGGTTATAGAGAATGACCCGAAATCAGTAGGATCGTTTATTCTGGCGGCCATCGAATATGAGAAAATGACAGACAAATAAATGTAAAGATATGAACTCCAAAAACGATAAAGTACAATGAGAAAATTTAAGATTCTTCCTCTCTTATTGCTGCTGTTGACATTGGCAACTTCTGCCGCAGCACAAAAGAAAACACAAAAGACGTATATCCCATGGAGCAACGGCAAACTCGTCGTTTCTGAAGAAGGACGTTATCTGAAACACGAAAACGGCACTCCTTTCTTCTGGCTGGGAGAAACCGGCTGGCTGCTGCCTGAGCGTCTGAATCGTGACGAAGCCGAATATTATTTGGAACAATGCAAACGCCGCGGATATAACGTGATTCAGGTTCAGACATTGAATAATGTCCCGTCTATGAATATCTACGGACAGTATTCCATGACTGACGGCTACAACTTCAAGAATATCAATCAGAAAGGCGTATATGGTTATTGGGATCACATGGATTACATTATCCGTACCGCAGCAAAGAAAGGTCTTTATATCGGCATGGTCTGCATCTGGGGAAGTCCGGTAAGTCATGGCGAAATGAATGTAGATCAGGCAAAAGCATACGGCAAGTTCCTGGCAGAACGCTATAAAGACGAACCTAACATTATCTGGTTTATCGGTGGGGATATCCGTGGTGATGTGAAGACTGCCGAATGGGAAGCATTGGCAACCTCCATCAAAGCAATCGACAAGAACCATCTGATGACATTCCACCCGCGTGGCAGAACGACTTCTGCTACTTGGTTCAACAATGCACCGTGGCTGGATTTCAATATGTTCCAGAGCGGACACCGCCGTTATGGACAACGTTTCGGTGACGGAGATTATCCCATCGAAGAAAATACGGAAGAAGATAACTGGCGTTTTGTAGAACGCAGTATGGCTATGAAACCGATGAAGCCCGTTATAGACGGTGAACCCATCTACGAAGAAATACCGCACGGTCTGCATGATGAGAACGAATTACTTTGGAAAGATTATGATGTACGCCGGTACGCTTACTGGTCTGTATTTGCCGGTTCTTTCGGACATACGTATGGTCATAACTCCATCATGCAGTTTATCAAACCGGGTGTAGGCGGTGCTTATGGTGCTAAAAAGCCTTGGTATGATGCTCTGAATGATCCCGGATACAATCAAATGAAATATCTGAAGAATCTGATGCTGACCTTCCCATTCTTCGAACGAGTACCGGATCAGTCTGTCATCGCCGGACAGAATGGCGAACGTTATGACCGTGCCATCGCAACACGCGGCAATGACTATCTGATGGTATATAACTACACCGGACGCCCGATGGAAGTTGATTTCAGCAAAATCAGCGGTGCCAAGAAGAACGCATGGTGGTACACAACCAAGGATGGTAAACTGGAATATATCGGTGAATTTGACAACGGTGTGCACAAATTCCAGCACGACAGCGGCTACAGCAGCGGAAACGATCATGTCTTGATTGTAGTAGACAGTAGTAAGGATTATGTGAAGAAAGACTGCTATCAAATTGACACTCATGAATAAAAAGATACTTATATTATCATTCTTATCTGTTCTGTTTCTTGCAGCAGGTCCGATACGTGCAGCCATAGACGTAACCAACCTGCGGACAGAGCAGCTAAAGAATCCGTCGGGTATCGATACGCGCCAACCCCGTCTGGGTTGGCGTATCGAATCGGACGAACAGAATGTGATGCAAACCGCGTATCACATTCTTGTTGCATCTTCCCCCGAGCTATTGGCACAAGGGAAAGGAGATATGTGGGATTCCGGAAAAGTAGAAACAGATGCTTCCCAATGGATAACCTACCAGGGAGAAACTTTGAAACGCAATGCTCCCTACTTCTGGAAGGTGAAGGTTTACACCAATAAAGGTGAAAGTGATTGGAGTAGTCCGGCTTTCTGGAGCATGGGACTATTCAATGAAGCAGACTGGCAAGGTCAGTGGATCGGTCTGGACCGTGCAGCTCCGGGGGACAGTGAAACTCAATGGAGCCGCCTGGCAGCCCGTTATCTTCGCAAGGAATTTGCCTTGAAGAAAGAAATAAAGCGTGCCACAGTGCACATTGCCGGAATGGGATTGTATGAACTGTTCATCAACGGACAACGCATAGGTGATCAGGTACTGGCCCCCGCTCCTACCGATTACCGGAAGACAATCTTGTATAACACATATGATGTCACTTCCCAACTTCAGCAAGAGAACGCCATCGGTGTTACTTTAGGTAATGGTCGTTTTTATACCATGCGTCAGAATTACAAGCCATACAAGATTCCGACCTTCGGATATCCCAAACTGCGCCTGAATCTGATCGTTGAATATGCTGATGGCAGTAAGGAGACAATCGCGACGAATACTTCATGGAAACTGACAACCGAAGGTCCTGTCCGCAGCAATAACGAATATGACGGCGAAGAATATGACGCCCGCAAAGAACTGGGAAA
This sequence is a window from Bacteroides thetaiotaomicron VPI-5482. Protein-coding genes within it:
- a CDS encoding glycoside hydrolase family 140 protein, with protein sequence MRKFKILPLLLLLLTLATSAAAQKKTQKTYIPWSNGKLVVSEEGRYLKHENGTPFFWLGETGWLLPERLNRDEAEYYLEQCKRRGYNVIQVQTLNNVPSMNIYGQYSMTDGYNFKNINQKGVYGYWDHMDYIIRTAAKKGLYIGMVCIWGSPVSHGEMNVDQAKAYGKFLAERYKDEPNIIWFIGGDIRGDVKTAEWEALATSIKAIDKNHLMTFHPRGRTTSATWFNNAPWLDFNMFQSGHRRYGQRFGDGDYPIEENTEEDNWRFVERSMAMKPMKPVIDGEPIYEEIPHGLHDENELLWKDYDVRRYAYWSVFAGSFGHTYGHNSIMQFIKPGVGGAYGAKKPWYDALNDPGYNQMKYLKNLMLTFPFFERVPDQSVIAGQNGERYDRAIATRGNDYLMVYNYTGRPMEVDFSKISGAKKNAWWYTTKDGKLEYIGEFDNGVHKFQHDSGYSSGNDHVLIVVDSSKDYVKKDCYQIDTHE